A part of Pararoseomonas sp. SCSIO 73927 genomic DNA contains:
- a CDS encoding metal ABC transporter substrate-binding protein, whose protein sequence is MHFGVTRRLAGMAVLGLALLAGGGKAAAQEARTRPLRVVTTFTILQDMARNVAGEAAVVESITRPGAEIHDYEPTPQDVVKAQSADLVLWNGMGLERWFERFFQRVRDVPSAVLTEGITGINIAEGPYAGRPNPHGWMSPANAVVYVENIRRALAAADPRNAETYNANAARYTAEIRALDAPIRERLSRIPDDRRWLVSCEGAFSYLTRNYGMQELYLWPINAEEEGTPRQIRRVVDTVRRNRIPVAFCESTVSDRAMRQVAREAGATFGGVLYVDSLTEGGGDAPSYLKLLEYNANTILRAFQAQAAR, encoded by the coding sequence ATGCATTTCGGGGTGACCAGGCGGCTGGCCGGCATGGCGGTGCTCGGCCTCGCCCTGCTGGCCGGTGGCGGGAAGGCGGCCGCGCAGGAGGCGCGGACCCGCCCGCTGCGCGTGGTGACCACCTTCACCATCCTGCAGGACATGGCCCGGAACGTGGCGGGCGAGGCGGCGGTGGTGGAATCGATCACCCGCCCGGGCGCCGAGATCCACGACTACGAGCCGACCCCGCAGGACGTGGTGAAGGCCCAGTCGGCCGACTTGGTGCTGTGGAACGGCATGGGGCTGGAGCGCTGGTTCGAGCGCTTCTTCCAGCGCGTGCGCGACGTTCCCTCCGCCGTGCTGACCGAGGGCATCACGGGCATCAACATTGCCGAGGGGCCCTATGCCGGGCGCCCCAACCCGCATGGCTGGATGTCCCCGGCCAACGCGGTGGTCTACGTGGAGAACATCCGCCGCGCCCTGGCCGCGGCCGATCCCCGCAACGCGGAGACCTACAACGCCAATGCCGCGCGCTACACCGCGGAGATCCGGGCGCTCGACGCCCCGATCCGCGAGCGGTTGTCGCGCATCCCCGACGACCGCCGCTGGCTGGTGAGCTGCGAGGGCGCCTTCTCCTACCTCACGCGGAACTATGGGATGCAGGAGCTCTACCTCTGGCCGATCAACGCGGAGGAGGAGGGCACGCCTCGGCAGATCCGCCGCGTGGTGGACACGGTGCGCCGCAACCGCATCCCCGTCGCCTTCTGCGAGAGCACGGTGAGCGACCGCGCCATGCGCCAGGTGGCGCGGGAGGCGGGCGCCACGTTCGGCGGCGTGCTGTACGTGGACAGCCTGACGGAGGGGGGCGGCGACGCGCCGAGCTACCTGAAGCTGCTGGAATACAACGCCAACACGATCCTTCGCGCGTTCCAGGCGCAGGCAGCGCGCTAG
- a CDS encoding copper chaperone PCu(A)C yields the protein MFLTRRAAIAAIALAPALAAAQQPSSGGVAVEQPWMRAAIQGGTGGAFLTLRNAGTGPDRLLSASSPAARAVELHTTVRDGDVMRMQPVQAVEVPAGGSVTLRPGGMHIMLIGLAEAARPGATVPLTLQFERAGAVSVQLAVQAAGASGPVGQGHRH from the coding sequence ATGTTCCTCACCCGTCGCGCCGCGATCGCAGCTATCGCCCTCGCGCCCGCCCTCGCCGCCGCGCAGCAGCCCTCCTCCGGCGGCGTCGCCGTCGAGCAGCCCTGGATGCGCGCGGCGATCCAGGGCGGCACGGGTGGCGCCTTCCTCACCCTCCGCAACGCCGGCACGGGGCCGGACCGCCTCCTCTCCGCCAGCAGCCCGGCCGCCCGCGCGGTGGAGCTGCACACGACGGTGCGCGACGGGGACGTGATGCGGATGCAGCCCGTGCAGGCGGTGGAGGTGCCGGCGGGCGGCAGCGTGACGCTCCGGCCGGGCGGGATGCACATCATGCTCATCGGCCTGGCGGAGGCCGCGCGGCCCGGCGCCACGGTGCCGCTGACCCTTCAGTTCGAGCGGGCCGGCGCGGTGTCCGTGCAGCTGGCGGTGCAGGCCGCCGGCGCGTCCGGCCCGGTGGGGCAGGGCCACCGGCACTGA
- a CDS encoding SDR family oxidoreductase — MATTSLVTGGSRGLGRNTAISIARHGGDVIFTYRSGADDARAVAAEIEALGRRAVALQLEVGDIPAIGAFVEQVRSALQTMGRDSLDHLVNNAGHGEMAAFAETTEAQFDRLFNVHVKGVFFLTQALLPLLADGGRIVNFSTGLTRVSAPGFSAYSAAKGAVEIMTLYMAKELGVRGITANTIAPGAIETDFLGGAVRDTPEYNEAFARIIALGRVGVPDDVGPAIASLLSPDNRWITAQRIEVSGGQNI; from the coding sequence ATGGCCACCACTTCGCTCGTGACCGGCGGCAGCCGCGGCCTCGGCCGCAACACCGCCATCAGCATCGCCCGCCACGGCGGCGACGTCATCTTCACCTATCGCAGCGGCGCCGATGACGCGCGCGCCGTCGCGGCGGAGATCGAGGCGCTCGGCCGCAGGGCGGTCGCGCTCCAGCTCGAGGTCGGCGACATCCCGGCCATCGGCGCCTTCGTCGAACAGGTCCGCTCGGCGCTTCAGACAATGGGCCGCGACAGCCTGGACCACCTCGTGAACAATGCCGGGCACGGCGAGATGGCGGCCTTCGCCGAGACGACCGAGGCGCAGTTCGACCGGCTCTTCAACGTCCACGTGAAGGGGGTCTTCTTCCTGACCCAGGCGCTGCTGCCGCTGCTCGCCGATGGCGGCCGCATCGTGAACTTCTCCACGGGCCTGACCCGCGTCTCCGCCCCGGGCTTCTCCGCCTACTCGGCGGCCAAGGGCGCCGTCGAGATCATGACGCTCTACATGGCCAAGGAACTGGGCGTGCGCGGCATCACCGCCAACACGATCGCGCCGGGCGCGATCGAGACCGACTTCCTCGGCGGGGCCGTGCGCGACACGCCGGAGTACAACGAGGCCTTCGCGAGGATAATCGCGCTCGGCCGCGTTGGCGTCCCTGACGATGTCGGCCCGGCGATCGCGAGCCTGCTCAGCCCCGACAACCGCTGGATCACCGCGCAGCGGATCGAGGTCTCGGGCGGCCAGAACATCTGA
- a CDS encoding iron chelate uptake ABC transporter family permease subunit — MIEAFLAPFRYPFMLEAMGVGSLVAAACALLSCYIVLKGWSLLGDAISHAVLPGVVLASAAGLPLALGAFLAGMACALGAGFVGSHSRVKEDAALGVVFTGMFAAGLVMLAFLTTEAHVTHILFGNILGIEPEDLWQTLAVSGATLGVLVLKGRDLKLFCFDPAHAQGIGLNVEVLRTLFLALLSAAVVAGVQAVGVLMVVALLITPGCIGYLLSDRFGRMSAIATAAAIGSNLLGILLSFHLNVSPSGSIVVVLSALFALALVLAPGHGLLASRRARRLAAAPRSAAP; from the coding sequence ATGATCGAGGCCTTCCTCGCCCCTTTCCGCTACCCCTTCATGCTGGAAGCGATGGGCGTCGGGTCGCTGGTGGCGGCCGCCTGCGCGCTGCTCTCCTGCTACATCGTGCTGAAGGGCTGGTCCCTGCTGGGGGACGCCATCTCCCACGCCGTGCTGCCGGGCGTGGTGCTGGCCTCCGCCGCCGGGCTGCCGCTGGCGCTCGGCGCCTTCCTCGCCGGCATGGCCTGCGCGCTCGGCGCGGGTTTCGTGGGGAGTCACAGCCGGGTGAAGGAGGATGCGGCGCTGGGCGTGGTCTTCACCGGCATGTTCGCCGCCGGCTTGGTGATGCTCGCCTTCCTGACCACGGAGGCGCACGTCACCCACATCCTGTTCGGCAACATCCTCGGCATCGAGCCGGAGGATCTGTGGCAGACCCTGGCCGTCAGCGGCGCCACCCTCGGCGTGCTGGTGCTGAAGGGGCGGGACCTGAAGCTGTTCTGCTTCGACCCGGCCCATGCGCAGGGAATCGGGCTGAACGTCGAGGTGCTGCGCACCCTCTTCCTCGCGCTGCTCTCGGCCGCCGTGGTGGCGGGGGTTCAGGCGGTGGGCGTCCTCATGGTGGTGGCGCTGCTGATCACGCCCGGGTGCATCGGCTACCTGCTCTCGGACCGGTTCGGGCGCATGTCCGCGATCGCCACGGCCGCCGCCATCGGCTCCAACCTTCTCGGCATCCTGCTGAGCTTTCACCTCAACGTCTCGCCCTCCGGCAGCATCGTCGTGGTGCTCTCGGCTCTCTTCGCTCTGGCCCTGGTCCTCGCGCCCGGGCACGGGCTCCTTGCCAGCCGCCGTGCGCGCCGGCTGGCGGCAGCGCCCCGGTCCGCCGCGCCCTGA
- a CDS encoding type 1 glutamine amidotransferase domain-containing protein: MTKVLIVLSAADRWTRADGSLYPSGVWAQEFVDLDEAFLEAGLEVELASPGGTAPTIDGRSLDPKIVGEEIAAKMESYLGRNGARLQKPLTLASIDAADYDAVVIPGGHGPVEDLYKDPDMGRVLVEADRQAKVIAAVCHGPAALLAARDGNGNWPFAGRRMTSFTDEEEVEFGTADNAPWLLADTLRKSGAVFEQRANWAVFTVRDGNLLTGQNPGSSTQLARDVIAALA, from the coding sequence ATGACCAAGGTTCTGATCGTGCTATCCGCCGCGGACAGGTGGACGCGCGCCGACGGCTCCCTCTACCCGTCCGGGGTCTGGGCGCAGGAGTTCGTCGACCTGGACGAGGCCTTTCTCGAGGCGGGGCTGGAAGTCGAGCTCGCCAGCCCGGGCGGCACCGCGCCGACCATCGACGGGCGCAGCCTCGATCCCAAGATCGTGGGCGAGGAGATCGCCGCGAAGATGGAGAGCTACCTCGGGCGGAACGGGGCGCGGCTGCAGAAGCCCCTCACCCTCGCCAGTATCGATGCCGCCGATTACGACGCCGTCGTCATCCCCGGCGGCCACGGCCCGGTGGAGGACCTCTACAAGGATCCCGACATGGGGCGGGTGCTGGTCGAGGCGGACCGGCAGGCCAAGGTGATCGCCGCGGTGTGCCACGGCCCGGCCGCGCTGCTGGCGGCGCGCGACGGGAACGGCAACTGGCCCTTCGCCGGGCGCAGGATGACGTCCTTCACCGATGAGGAGGAGGTGGAGTTCGGGACGGCGGACAACGCGCCCTGGCTGCTCGCGGACACGCTTCGCAAGTCCGGTGCCGTGTTCGAGCAGAGGGCGAACTGGGCCGTCTTCACCGTGCGGGACGGCAACCTGCTGACCGGCCAGAATCCCGGTTCCAGCACGCAACTGGCCCGGGATGTGATCGCCGCGCTGGCCTGA
- a CDS encoding MBL fold metallo-hydrolase has protein sequence MVKPDHNPGKAGQAGPGQPGRRGLLAAGSLAGLGAAPAKGAAPFHRTAAPAWYRFGHSRFEMTVVSDGPLSVGTPERYVLGAAKGEIARMLQAAYLPTDMAVIGQNALVVNTGRHLVLFDTGMGESMGSWSRMFGPGTGRLLANLHAAGIDPGAIDLVALTHPHSDHCWALTDAEGRPNFPNAQVALSEADLAFWTDDGNKRGPEVMAARIEGAKRNLGAYRDRLVMVRDGQEVVPGVTPIAAPGHTVGHTMYAIESEGKLLVNTGDLANHHVLLLRRPRWEVAADTDRGLAARTRERMLDRLATDRTAILAWHFPWPGHGHIARLGDGYEYVPLPREVSGL, from the coding sequence ATGGTGAAGCCCGATCACAACCCCGGGAAAGCAGGCCAGGCCGGACCCGGCCAGCCGGGCCGACGGGGCCTTCTGGCCGCGGGCAGCCTCGCAGGTCTCGGCGCGGCGCCCGCGAAGGGCGCCGCCCCGTTCCACCGCACCGCCGCGCCGGCCTGGTACCGCTTCGGGCATAGCCGCTTCGAGATGACCGTGGTGTCGGACGGGCCGCTCTCGGTGGGCACGCCCGAGCGCTACGTGCTCGGCGCGGCGAAAGGGGAGATCGCCCGGATGCTGCAGGCTGCCTATCTGCCGACGGACATGGCCGTCATCGGGCAGAACGCGCTGGTGGTGAACACGGGGCGCCACCTCGTGCTCTTCGACACCGGCATGGGCGAGAGCATGGGATCCTGGAGCCGCATGTTCGGTCCGGGAACAGGGCGCCTGCTGGCCAACCTTCACGCCGCGGGCATCGATCCCGGCGCGATCGACCTCGTCGCCCTGACGCACCCGCATTCCGATCACTGCTGGGCGCTGACGGATGCGGAGGGCCGGCCGAACTTCCCGAACGCGCAGGTGGCGCTGAGCGAGGCGGACCTCGCCTTCTGGACCGACGACGGCAACAAGCGGGGACCGGAGGTCATGGCCGCCCGGATCGAAGGCGCGAAGCGAAACCTCGGCGCCTACCGCGACCGGCTGGTCATGGTCCGCGATGGGCAGGAGGTCGTCCCCGGCGTCACGCCGATCGCCGCCCCCGGGCACACGGTCGGCCACACGATGTACGCGATCGAGTCCGAGGGGAAGCTGCTCGTCAACACGGGCGACCTGGCGAACCATCACGTCCTGCTGCTTCGCAGGCCGCGCTGGGAGGTGGCGGCGGACACGGACCGGGGTCTCGCGGCCCGCACGCGCGAGCGGATGCTCGACCGGCTCGCGACCGATCGCACGGCCATCCTCGCCTGGCACTTCCCCTGGCCCGGCCACGGGCACATCGCGCGGCTCGGCGACGGGTACGAGTACGTCCCGCTTCCCCGGGAGGTTTCGGGCCTCTAG
- a CDS encoding metal ABC transporter ATP-binding protein: MIMSSARAAALPRRDVPALGFLGLGRRLFTRDAAAPRVGEAGAREPAGLDLRVEGVTVAYPNGQVALRDATLRLDGPTVCGLLGVNGAGKSTLFKAVMGMVRPASGSVRIAGLPVSAAQRRNLVAYVPQNEEVDWAFPVSVRDVVMMGRYGYMNTVRIPSAADRAAVEEGLRRVGMEGFADRQIGQLSGGQKKRVFLARALAQDGRLILLDEPFGGVDVTTQEAIMELLRDLRAEGRIILVSTHDLASVPQFCDRVALVKGTVLASGPTEEVFTPAGLAHAFGGSAGGHPAGRAGEVVTLVEGTGGERLVVGADGSVLGRLRPEA; this comes from the coding sequence ATGATCATGTCTTCCGCCCGTGCCGCGGCCCTGCCGCGGCGGGACGTTCCCGCCTTGGGCTTCCTGGGTCTGGGCCGCCGCCTCTTCACCCGGGACGCCGCCGCGCCGCGCGTGGGGGAGGCCGGCGCGCGGGAGCCGGCCGGGCTGGACCTGCGGGTGGAAGGGGTGACCGTGGCCTACCCGAACGGCCAGGTGGCGCTGCGGGACGCCACCTTGCGGCTGGACGGCCCGACGGTTTGCGGGCTGCTCGGCGTCAACGGCGCCGGGAAGTCCACGCTGTTCAAGGCGGTGATGGGCATGGTGCGGCCGGCATCCGGCAGCGTCCGGATCGCGGGCCTGCCGGTCTCCGCGGCGCAGCGGCGCAACCTCGTCGCCTATGTGCCGCAGAACGAGGAGGTGGACTGGGCCTTTCCGGTCAGCGTGCGGGACGTCGTGATGATGGGCCGCTACGGCTACATGAACACCGTCCGCATCCCGTCGGCGGCGGACCGGGCGGCGGTGGAGGAGGGGCTGCGCCGCGTGGGCATGGAGGGCTTCGCCGACCGGCAAATCGGCCAGCTCTCCGGCGGCCAGAAGAAGCGCGTGTTCCTGGCCCGCGCCCTGGCCCAGGACGGGCGCCTGATCCTGCTGGACGAGCCCTTCGGCGGCGTGGATGTGACGACACAGGAAGCGATCATGGAGCTGCTGCGCGACCTGCGCGCGGAGGGGCGGATCATCCTCGTCTCCACCCATGACCTCGCGAGCGTGCCGCAGTTCTGCGACCGGGTGGCGCTGGTGAAGGGCACGGTGCTGGCCTCCGGCCCGACGGAGGAGGTCTTCACCCCCGCCGGGCTCGCCCACGCCTTCGGCGGATCCGCCGGCGGCCACCCGGCCGGCCGGGCGGGCGAGGTGGTGACGCTGGTCGAGGGCACGGGGGGCGAGCGGCTGGTCGTCGGCGCCGACGGAAGCGTGCTCGGCCGGCTGCGGCCGGAAGCGTGA
- the mntR gene encoding manganese-binding transcriptional regulator MntR — protein sequence MTAQDIKRGPRGRKPPAAEDLPAEMPEEGAQAARHASARAGRASAVLEDYVELIDDLLETEGEARPTDLARRLGVSHATAIKSISRLKALGLAQSKPYRSVFLTPDGHALARKVRVRHRVVVDLLKAVGVPPEVAESDAEGLEHHVSDATLEAFAAFLRQH from the coding sequence ATGACCGCCCAGGACATCAAGCGCGGGCCGCGCGGCCGGAAGCCGCCCGCCGCGGAGGACCTACCTGCCGAGATGCCGGAAGAGGGCGCCCAGGCGGCCCGGCACGCCTCCGCGCGCGCGGGCCGCGCCTCTGCCGTGCTGGAGGACTACGTCGAGCTGATCGACGACCTTCTGGAGACGGAGGGCGAGGCCCGGCCGACCGACCTGGCCCGCCGCCTCGGCGTCTCCCACGCCACCGCTATCAAGAGCATCTCCCGCCTCAAGGCGCTTGGGCTGGCCCAGTCCAAGCCCTACCGGAGCGTGTTCCTGACCCCGGACGGGCACGCCCTGGCCCGCAAGGTCCGGGTCCGGCACCGGGTGGTAGTGGACCTGCTGAAGGCCGTGGGGGTCCCGCCCGAGGTCGCGGAGAGCGACGCGGAAGGCCTGGAGCACCACGTTAGCGACGCGACACTGGAAGCGTTCGCGGCCTTCCTCCGCCAGCACTGA
- a CDS encoding metal ABC transporter permease: MTEGLLIPFEYEYMRNAMLVSTVIGGVCGLLSCFVALKGWSLLGDALSHAVVPGVALAWILGLPFALGAFASGMLAAWFMGFVRRNSRIREDAAIGVVFTAFFGLGLVLLTLYPSNIRLQTIIFGNVLGIAPEDAVQMMLVAAGVLLAMALRGRDMILWAFDAGHARAIGLDTRLLQVLLLGCVAAVAVAAMMAVGAVLVIAMLVAPGATAYLLTDRFGRMMAGATAIGAGTAFTGAWLSFFLDGSTGGVIVSLQALIFTAVLVLAPRHGLLAGRRSRRQAAGGGQPA, translated from the coding sequence GTGACGGAAGGCCTGCTGATCCCCTTCGAGTACGAGTACATGCGCAACGCCATGCTCGTCAGCACCGTCATAGGCGGCGTCTGCGGCCTGCTGTCCTGCTTCGTGGCGCTGAAGGGCTGGTCGCTGCTGGGGGACGCGCTGTCACACGCCGTGGTGCCCGGCGTGGCGCTGGCCTGGATCCTCGGCCTTCCCTTCGCGCTGGGCGCCTTCGCATCCGGCATGCTCGCGGCCTGGTTCATGGGCTTCGTCCGGCGCAACAGCCGCATCCGGGAGGACGCGGCGATCGGCGTGGTCTTCACCGCCTTCTTCGGCCTGGGCCTAGTGCTGCTGACCCTCTATCCCAGCAACATCCGCCTGCAGACGATCATCTTCGGCAACGTGCTGGGCATCGCGCCGGAGGATGCCGTCCAGATGATGCTCGTCGCCGCGGGGGTGCTGCTGGCGATGGCCCTGCGGGGGCGCGACATGATCCTCTGGGCCTTCGACGCTGGCCACGCCCGCGCGATCGGGCTGGACACGCGGCTGCTGCAGGTGCTGCTGCTGGGCTGCGTCGCCGCGGTGGCGGTGGCGGCCATGATGGCGGTGGGCGCGGTGCTGGTCATCGCCATGCTCGTGGCGCCCGGCGCCACGGCCTACCTGCTGACGGACCGCTTCGGGCGGATGATGGCGGGCGCGACCGCGATCGGCGCGGGAACGGCCTTCACCGGCGCCTGGCTCAGCTTTTTCCTGGACGGCTCCACGGGCGGCGTGATCGTCTCGCTGCAGGCGCTGATCTTCACGGCCGTCCTCGTGCTGGCGCCGCGGCACGGGCTCCTGGCCGGGCGGCGGTCAAGGCGGCAGGCGGCCGGGGGCGGGCAGCCGGCATGA
- a CDS encoding ABC transporter ATP-binding protein gives MAELLAVNGLSAGYGGAAVLHGIDLTLAEGRSMAVLGRNGMGKTTLLNSIVGLTRRTVGSVALAGRDITALPPDRRARAGIGWVPQERNIFRSLTVEENLTAVARPGPWDVERVYALFPRLRERRRNGGDQLSGGEQQMLAIGRALVLNPRLLLLDEPTEGLAPVIVEEVLAALRRIMREEGLSALVVEQHARKILGVTDEAVILERGRVVHRAESAALREDAAALERFLGVSRAG, from the coding sequence ATGGCTGAGCTGCTCGCCGTCAATGGCCTCTCCGCCGGCTATGGCGGCGCCGCGGTGCTGCACGGGATCGACCTGACCCTGGCGGAAGGGCGGTCGATGGCCGTGCTCGGCCGCAACGGCATGGGCAAGACGACGCTGCTGAACAGCATCGTCGGGCTGACCCGCCGCACCGTCGGCAGCGTGGCGCTGGCCGGGCGCGACATCACCGCCCTTCCGCCGGATCGGCGCGCGCGCGCCGGAATTGGCTGGGTGCCGCAGGAGCGCAACATCTTTCGGTCCCTCACCGTGGAGGAGAACCTGACCGCCGTCGCGCGCCCCGGGCCGTGGGACGTGGAGCGGGTCTATGCCCTGTTCCCCCGGCTGCGGGAGAGGCGGCGCAACGGGGGCGACCAGCTCTCGGGCGGGGAGCAGCAGATGCTGGCGATCGGCCGGGCGCTGGTGCTGAACCCGCGCCTGCTGCTGCTGGACGAACCCACCGAGGGGCTGGCGCCGGTGATCGTGGAAGAGGTGCTGGCGGCGCTGCGCCGGATCATGCGGGAGGAGGGGCTTTCCGCCCTCGTCGTGGAGCAGCACGCCCGCAAGATCCTGGGCGTGACGGACGAGGCGGTGATCCTGGAGCGCGGGCGCGTGGTGCACCGGGCCGAGAGCGCGGCGCTGCGGGAGGACGCTGCGGCGCTGGAGCGCTTCCTGGGCGTGTCCCGGGCAGGGTAA
- a CDS encoding 5-methyltetrahydropteroyltriglutamate--homocysteine S-methyltransferase: MSHSDTIDRPRAASFPSFRADHVGSLLRPQALREARAARAEGRLDAAGLRAVEDEQIARAIAKQEEVGLRAATDGEYRRAYWHYDFLGGLEGIEIYEPEDKVAFKGATLGHKLRVNGKIGWKPSMIEDFRYTASRTRTAIPKQTIPSPSVVHFRGGREAIDRSVYPHMDEFFGDLGATYEEAVGAFYAAGCRYLQLDEVNIAYLCDPQQIEGLKRRGEHVEGLLQIYADMINRATRARPKDMAMSMHLCRGNFQSTFIATGGYEPVAEVLFNAIDVDAYFMEFDDERSGGFEPLRFVPRGNKVVVLGIMTSKTGELESKDELKRRLDDASKFLPMEQLAISPQCGFASTQEGNKLSEEQQWAKLRLVAELSEELWGR; the protein is encoded by the coding sequence ATGTCCCATTCGGACACGATTGACCGGCCGCGCGCCGCCAGCTTCCCCAGCTTCCGCGCCGACCATGTCGGCAGCCTCCTGCGGCCGCAGGCGCTGCGCGAGGCCCGCGCCGCCCGTGCCGAGGGGCGCCTCGACGCCGCCGGGCTGCGCGCGGTGGAGGACGAGCAGATCGCCCGCGCCATCGCGAAGCAGGAGGAGGTCGGCCTGCGCGCCGCGACGGATGGCGAGTACCGCCGCGCCTACTGGCACTACGACTTCCTCGGCGGCCTCGAGGGCATCGAGATCTACGAGCCCGAGGACAAGGTGGCCTTCAAGGGCGCGACCCTCGGCCATAAGCTGCGGGTGAACGGCAAGATCGGCTGGAAGCCCAGCATGATCGAGGATTTCCGCTACACCGCCTCCCGCACGCGCACGGCGATCCCGAAGCAGACGATCCCCTCCCCCAGCGTCGTGCACTTCCGTGGCGGGCGTGAGGCGATCGACCGTTCCGTCTACCCGCACATGGACGAGTTCTTCGGCGACCTCGGCGCGACCTATGAGGAGGCGGTCGGCGCCTTCTACGCGGCCGGCTGCCGCTACCTGCAGCTGGACGAGGTGAACATCGCCTATCTTTGCGACCCCCAGCAGATCGAGGGGCTGAAGCGCCGCGGCGAGCACGTTGAGGGGCTGCTGCAGATCTACGCCGACATGATCAACCGCGCGACGCGCGCGCGGCCGAAGGACATGGCGATGTCCATGCATCTCTGCCGCGGCAACTTCCAGTCCACCTTCATCGCGACCGGCGGCTACGAGCCGGTGGCCGAGGTGCTGTTCAACGCGATCGACGTGGACGCCTACTTCATGGAGTTCGACGACGAGCGCTCCGGCGGCTTCGAACCGCTGCGCTTCGTGCCGCGCGGCAACAAGGTGGTGGTGCTGGGCATCATGACCAGCAAGACCGGCGAGTTGGAGAGCAAGGACGAGCTGAAGCGCCGCTTGGACGACGCCTCAAAGTTCCTGCCGATGGAACAGCTGGCCATCAGCCCGCAATGCGGCTTCGCCAGCACGCAGGAGGGCAACAAGCTCTCCGAGGAGCAGCAATGGGCGAAGCTGCGCCTGGTGGCGGAACTGTCCGAGGAACTCTGGGGCCGCTGA
- a CDS encoding ABC transporter ATP-binding protein yields the protein MNPALETIGLTHRFGAFLATDKVSLSLLPGARHALIGPNGAGKTTLVNLLTGVLRPGAGRILMGGEEVTGLAQDRRVRRGLSRTFQINQLFPEMTPLQSVSIAVSRRMGLDGGWWRRLGRGGPGAGHVAEEAAEILGRFGLADAMGRRVGDLPYGRQRLLEVALAIAARPRVLLLDEPAAGVPEAEREDILAAVAALPREVAVLLIEHDMDLVFRFAERITVLVAGAVLMEGTPAEVAADPRVRAVYLGEGGHG from the coding sequence GTGAATCCCGCGCTGGAGACGATCGGGCTGACGCACCGTTTCGGCGCCTTCCTGGCGACCGATAAGGTGAGCCTCTCCCTGCTCCCAGGCGCACGGCACGCGCTGATCGGGCCGAACGGCGCGGGGAAGACCACGCTGGTCAACCTGCTGACGGGCGTGCTGCGCCCCGGTGCCGGCCGCATCCTGATGGGGGGTGAGGAGGTGACGGGGCTGGCGCAGGACCGGCGCGTGCGGCGCGGCCTGTCCCGCACCTTCCAGATCAACCAGCTCTTCCCGGAGATGACGCCGCTGCAGAGCGTCTCCATCGCCGTCTCGCGCCGCATGGGGCTGGATGGCGGGTGGTGGCGCCGCCTGGGCCGTGGTGGCCCAGGGGCAGGGCACGTGGCGGAGGAGGCGGCGGAGATCCTCGGCCGCTTCGGGCTGGCCGACGCCATGGGGCGCCGCGTCGGCGACCTGCCCTATGGCCGCCAGCGGCTGCTGGAGGTGGCGCTGGCCATCGCCGCCCGGCCGCGCGTGCTGCTGCTGGACGAGCCCGCCGCGGGCGTGCCGGAGGCGGAGCGGGAGGACATCCTGGCCGCCGTCGCGGCACTTCCGCGCGAGGTGGCGGTGCTGCTGATCGAGCACGACATGGACCTGGTCTTCCGCTTCGCCGAGCGCATCACCGTGCTGGTCGCGGGCGCCGTGCTGATGGAGGGCACGCCGGCCGAGGTGGCCGCCGATCCCCGCGTGCGCGCCGTCTATCTCGGGGAGGGCGGGCATGGCTGA
- a CDS encoding DUF2721 domain-containing protein, which produces MLEDPLSPLSFTAGTAILTNACAIMQNGATTRYSLAITQWREFHASLSAGDGRLAQQYLDADAALALAERRVRLQLKGLGLLGAASALFAATTVACLSGAFLVRVSGFPATPFGFAVMAAGGVALLLLLASTVAFFRETSCGRALLVLHRHLGDPAGTGGRAPGAGLRPSLP; this is translated from the coding sequence ATGCTTGAAGACCCTTTATCGCCGCTTTCCTTCACCGCCGGCACGGCAATCCTGACGAATGCCTGCGCCATCATGCAGAACGGCGCGACAACCCGCTACAGCCTCGCCATCACGCAGTGGCGCGAGTTCCACGCCTCGCTCTCCGCGGGCGACGGCAGGCTGGCGCAGCAGTATCTCGACGCGGACGCGGCCCTCGCGCTCGCGGAGCGGAGAGTGCGCCTGCAGCTGAAGGGTCTCGGCCTGCTCGGCGCCGCGTCGGCCCTCTTCGCGGCCACCACGGTCGCCTGCCTGAGCGGCGCCTTCCTGGTGCGGGTGAGCGGGTTTCCGGCCACGCCCTTCGGCTTTGCCGTGATGGCGGCGGGAGGCGTCGCACTTCTCCTGCTTCTCGCATCGACCGTGGCCTTCTTCCGGGAGACCTCGTGCGGGCGGGCGCTGCTCGTTCTTCACCGCCACCTCGGCGATCCCGCCGGTACCGGAGGCAGGGCGCCGGGAGCTGGGCTCCGCCCTTCCCTGCCCTGA